A genomic segment from Bradyrhizobium sp. ISRA430 encodes:
- the modC gene encoding molybdenum ABC transporter ATP-binding protein has product MLHVEVEKQLGEFSLHASFTSEGRVTGLFGASGAGKSSLVNMIAGLLRPDHGTIAIDGDVVDDTAAGIHVPTYRRRIGYVFQDARLFPHLNVAQNLDYGRRMNRLAPDPVQHKRIIDLLDIGALLDRRPGKLSGGERQRVALGRALLSKPRLLLLDEPLGALDEGRKLEILPYLMRLRDDANVPMVYVSHDVAELRQLATQIVMLKQGRVTSFGGVKVLS; this is encoded by the coding sequence ATGCTGCATGTCGAGGTCGAAAAACAACTCGGTGAGTTCTCGCTGCACGCCTCCTTCACCAGCGAGGGCCGCGTCACCGGCCTGTTCGGCGCGTCGGGCGCCGGCAAGAGCTCGCTCGTCAACATGATCGCGGGCCTCTTGCGTCCCGACCACGGAACCATCGCGATTGACGGCGATGTCGTCGACGACACCGCGGCCGGCATCCACGTACCGACCTATCGCCGCCGCATCGGCTACGTTTTCCAGGACGCGCGGCTGTTTCCGCATCTCAACGTCGCGCAGAATCTCGATTACGGCCGGCGGATGAATCGCCTCGCGCCCGATCCCGTGCAGCACAAGCGTATCATCGACCTGCTCGACATCGGCGCGCTGCTCGACCGTCGCCCCGGGAAACTCTCCGGCGGCGAACGCCAGCGCGTCGCGCTCGGACGCGCGCTCCTGTCCAAGCCGCGCCTGCTGCTGCTCGACGAGCCGCTCGGCGCGCTGGACGAAGGCCGCAAGCTGGAGATCCTGCCCTATTTGATGCGGCTGCGCGACGACGCCAATGTGCCGATGGTCTATGTCAGCCACGACGTCGCCGAGTTGCGCCAGCTCGCCACGCAAATCGTGATGCTGAAGCAAGGCCGGGTGACGTCGTTCGGCGGGGTGAAGGTGTTGTCGTGA
- a CDS encoding potassium/proton antiporter, with protein sequence MASLDSVSIAILLGAVLVMAGILSSLLALRFGAPLLLVFLAIGMLAGDSGPGQLQFDDVRTTYLVGSVALALILFDGGLRTRFASIRTVLAPSVVLATAGVLLTALITAPFAKFALDLNWSEALLVGAVVASTDAAAVFLLVHTQGLRLRPRVGATLEAESGTNDPFAIFLTLMLVEYISLGSGTAGHVLIEFIQEAVLGAVIGVIGGRLVVVALNKVALPQGLHAPFVTTAALVIFGGSQIVHASGFLAVYLAGIIIGNRPTRAHNSVVTFLDAATWLAQIVMFVLLGLLVSPQRLGASALPAVEVAFVLMLIARPLAVFVCLAPFRFNWREKIFIAWTGLRGAVAIFLASIPMLVGLTKAYLYFDVAFVVVIISLLLQGWTLAPAARKLHVALPRAERGPRRVELDLPGQLEQQLVGYSVRPKSLYFRRGLIPSWSKPTLVIRNESILTPNEADPIAPGDYIYLLAPPEKAESLDRFFVDMQPSSAPDPHLLGDFMVSGEHTLAELAEIYGVKVSEDEGRLTLADYFDVHLDRAPKEGAELALGEIVLVARSISGGRVNVVGLRLPEDEEKPEPVTRAQALRRKLADLWTSVAGI encoded by the coding sequence ATGGCTTCTCTCGACTCGGTCAGCATCGCCATTCTGCTCGGCGCCGTCCTGGTGATGGCCGGCATCCTCTCGAGCCTGCTCGCGCTACGCTTCGGCGCGCCGCTGCTGCTGGTCTTCCTTGCGATCGGCATGCTGGCGGGCGATTCCGGCCCCGGGCAGCTCCAGTTCGACGATGTGCGCACGACCTATCTGGTCGGCTCGGTGGCGCTCGCACTGATCCTGTTCGACGGCGGCTTGCGGACGCGGTTTGCGAGCATCCGGACCGTGCTCGCGCCGTCGGTGGTGCTTGCGACCGCCGGTGTGCTCCTCACCGCGCTGATCACTGCCCCCTTCGCCAAATTCGCGCTCGACCTGAACTGGTCCGAGGCGCTCCTGGTCGGCGCGGTCGTCGCCTCGACCGACGCCGCTGCGGTATTCCTCCTGGTGCACACCCAGGGCCTGCGCTTGCGTCCGCGCGTCGGTGCGACGCTGGAGGCGGAGTCAGGCACCAACGATCCCTTCGCGATCTTCCTCACGCTGATGCTGGTGGAATACATCTCGCTGGGGTCGGGCACGGCGGGCCATGTGCTGATCGAATTCATCCAGGAGGCGGTGCTGGGCGCCGTCATCGGCGTGATCGGCGGACGCCTGGTCGTCGTGGCGCTCAACAAGGTGGCGCTGCCGCAGGGCCTGCATGCGCCGTTCGTCACCACCGCGGCGCTCGTCATCTTCGGCGGCTCGCAGATCGTGCACGCCTCCGGCTTCCTCGCGGTCTATCTTGCCGGCATCATTATCGGCAACCGTCCGACGCGCGCCCACAATTCGGTGGTGACATTTCTCGACGCGGCGACCTGGCTCGCGCAAATCGTGATGTTCGTGCTGCTCGGCCTTCTGGTCTCCCCGCAGCGGCTCGGCGCCAGCGCATTGCCGGCCGTCGAAGTCGCCTTTGTGCTGATGCTGATCGCAAGACCGCTGGCGGTGTTCGTGTGCCTCGCCCCTTTCCGCTTCAACTGGCGCGAGAAGATCTTCATCGCCTGGACGGGCTTACGCGGTGCGGTCGCGATCTTCCTTGCATCTATCCCGATGCTGGTCGGATTGACGAAGGCTTATCTCTATTTCGACGTCGCCTTCGTCGTCGTCATCATCTCGCTTTTGCTGCAGGGCTGGACGCTGGCGCCCGCTGCGCGGAAGCTGCACGTGGCGCTGCCGCGCGCCGAGCGCGGGCCGCGCCGCGTCGAGCTGGACCTGCCCGGCCAGCTCGAGCAGCAGCTCGTCGGCTATTCCGTCCGTCCCAAGAGCCTGTATTTCCGCCGCGGTCTGATCCCGTCATGGTCCAAGCCGACGCTGGTGATCCGCAACGAGAGCATCCTGACGCCCAACGAGGCCGATCCGATCGCGCCGGGCGACTACATCTATCTGCTCGCTCCGCCGGAAAAGGCCGAGTCGCTCGACCGCTTCTTCGTCGACATGCAGCCGAGCTCGGCGCCCGATCCGCATCTGCTCGGCGACTTCATGGTCTCCGGCGAGCACACCCTCGCCGAGCTCGCCGAGATCTATGGCGTGAAGGTGAGCGAGGACGAGGGCAGGCTGACCCTGGCCGATTATTTCGACGTTCACCTCGATCGCGCACCGAAGGAGGGTGCGGAGCTCGCGCTCGGCGAGATCGTGCTGGTGGCCCGCTCGATCTCCGGTGGCCGCGTCAACGTCGTCGGCCTGCGCCTGCCGGAGGACGAGGAGAAGCCGGAGCCCGTGACGCGCGCGCAGGCCCTGCGGCGCAAGCTCGCCGATCTCTGGACCTCGGTGGCGGGGATTTAG
- the mepA gene encoding penicillin-insensitive murein endopeptidase: MSPRRITPLLLLLALLLAGAALAQDKGSVNPNPLPPLANPNDPKIGAKELFARQVLPSKGPAHVIGSYVKGCIGGAAQMPLNGDNWQVMRLSRNRNWGHPDMIALIKRLAAKAHKDAGWPGILVGDIGQPRGGPALSGHASHQIGLDADIWLTPMPDHRLSREEREEMSAVMMVREDRLDIDPRVFTSGHVLVLRDAAQEPAVQRIFVNAAIKKALCREAKGDRSWLSKIRPWWGHDYHFHIRMRCPPGASECESQKSQSEDEGCKPSDLAYWFSDAVLHPKPPLIPPKPKPPMTLAQMPAACKAVLHAPDAKP; encoded by the coding sequence ATGAGTCCCCGCCGCATCACCCCTCTCCTGCTCCTGTTGGCTCTCCTGCTCGCCGGCGCTGCGCTGGCCCAGGACAAGGGCAGCGTGAATCCAAATCCGCTGCCGCCGCTCGCCAATCCCAACGATCCCAAGATCGGCGCCAAGGAGCTGTTCGCGCGACAAGTCCTGCCCTCGAAGGGGCCGGCGCATGTCATCGGCTCTTACGTCAAGGGCTGCATCGGCGGCGCCGCGCAGATGCCGCTCAACGGCGACAATTGGCAGGTGATGCGGCTGTCGCGCAATCGCAATTGGGGCCACCCCGACATGATCGCGCTGATCAAGCGGCTCGCGGCCAAGGCGCACAAGGACGCCGGCTGGCCGGGCATCCTGGTGGGCGACATCGGCCAGCCGCGCGGCGGCCCCGCATTGTCGGGCCATGCCAGCCATCAGATCGGATTGGACGCCGACATCTGGCTGACGCCGATGCCCGACCATCGTCTTTCGCGCGAGGAGCGCGAGGAGATGTCGGCAGTGATGATGGTGCGCGAGGACCGGCTCGATATCGATCCGAGAGTGTTCACGTCAGGTCACGTGCTGGTGCTGCGCGACGCCGCGCAGGAGCCGGCGGTGCAGCGCATCTTCGTCAATGCCGCGATCAAGAAGGCGCTGTGCCGCGAGGCCAAGGGCGACCGCTCCTGGCTGTCGAAGATCCGCCCCTGGTGGGGCCACGACTATCACTTCCACATCCGCATGCGCTGCCCGCCGGGCGCCAGTGAATGCGAGAGCCAGAAGTCGCAGTCCGAGGACGAAGGCTGCAAGCCCTCCGACCTCGCCTACTGGTTCAGCGATGCGGTGCTGCACCCGAAGCCGCCACTGATCCCGCCCAAGCCCAAGCCGCCGATGACACTGGCGCAGATGCCGGCCGCCTGCAAAGCCGTGCTGCATGCGCCGGATGCGAAGCCGTAG
- the modB gene encoding molybdate ABC transporter permease subunit: MSEITPAEWTAILLSLRVAVIATLVATPFGVALAWLLARRDFWGKSLVDALVHLPLVLPPVVTGYLLLLSFGRRGLVGGFLADHLGIVFAFRWTGAALACGVMSFPLLVRPMRLSIEAIDRRLEQAAETLGAAPWKIFFTVTLPLALPGVLAGMVLGFAKAIGEFGATITFVSNIPGETQTISSAIYSLIQTPDGDAAAGRLVIISIVLALGALIVAEWFARRATARLHGN, from the coding sequence ATGTCCGAGATCACGCCTGCGGAATGGACGGCGATCCTGCTCTCGCTCAGGGTCGCCGTCATCGCAACGCTGGTGGCGACGCCGTTCGGCGTTGCCCTGGCATGGCTGCTCGCCCGCCGCGACTTCTGGGGCAAGTCGCTCGTCGACGCGCTGGTGCACCTGCCCTTGGTGCTGCCGCCTGTCGTCACCGGCTATCTCCTGCTTCTCAGCTTCGGCCGCCGCGGCCTCGTCGGCGGCTTTCTCGCCGATCATCTCGGCATCGTCTTCGCCTTCCGCTGGACCGGCGCGGCACTCGCCTGCGGCGTGATGTCGTTTCCGCTTCTGGTGCGGCCGATGCGGCTGTCAATCGAGGCGATTGATCGTCGGCTCGAGCAGGCCGCCGAGACGTTGGGCGCGGCGCCCTGGAAAATCTTCTTCACGGTGACACTGCCGCTGGCGCTGCCCGGCGTGCTCGCTGGCATGGTGCTCGGCTTTGCCAAGGCAATCGGCGAGTTCGGTGCGACGATCACTTTCGTCTCCAACATTCCCGGCGAGACCCAGACGATCTCCTCGGCGATCTATTCGCTGATCCAGACGCCCGATGGCGACGCTGCCGCGGGCCGGCTCGTCATCATCTCGATCGTGCTCGCGCTCGGCGCGCTGATCGTCGCCGAGTGGTTCGCTCGCCGCGCGACCGCGCGATTGCATGGAAACTGA
- a CDS encoding TOBE domain-containing protein, which yields MRISARNQIKGTVVEVTKGATTSHVRVDIGNGTIVTSAITNEAVDDLGIKVQGQVIVVIKASDVMIAVD from the coding sequence ATGCGCATCAGTGCACGCAACCAGATCAAGGGCACCGTCGTCGAGGTCACGAAGGGAGCAACGACCTCCCACGTCCGTGTCGACATCGGCAACGGCACGATCGTGACCTCCGCGATCACCAACGAGGCGGTCGACGATCTCGGCATCAAGGTGCAGGGCCAGGTCATCGTCGTGATCAAGGCCTCCGACGTCATGATCGCGGTCGACTGA
- a CDS encoding acyl-CoA dehydrogenase family protein produces MNGVGLVERARAIAPLIAGEADEIERTRRLTPAVTDALIENGLYRALLPQKLGGTEAAPEAFMQMLEEIAKADASTAWCLGQCSVCAMIAASLDHDTAHEIFNTPPGILAWGAIAHEARAVEGGYRVSARWDFASGSRQASWLGAHVRILGADGTPRKNADGSPEVRTILFPVASATLHDVWNAIGLAGTGTDSYEVRDLFIPERFATFRDVPQALREPGPLYRLGTGSAFSLGFAAVSLGVARATLDAAIALARGKHQSLATSAMRDNQAVQGLIGRTEGDLRAARAYLYATASAMWRDLAATGEFGSAHRTAVRLAATWTIHQAAKVVDTAYHMAGATAVFRSNPFERRFRDMHAIAQQLQARDTHYEDVGKVILAGAGS; encoded by the coding sequence ATGAACGGGGTTGGTCTGGTCGAGCGCGCGCGGGCGATCGCGCCGCTGATTGCGGGCGAGGCGGACGAGATCGAGCGGACGCGGCGGCTGACGCCCGCCGTCACTGACGCGCTGATCGAAAACGGGCTCTATCGCGCGCTGCTGCCGCAGAAGCTCGGCGGCACTGAAGCCGCGCCGGAAGCCTTCATGCAGATGCTGGAGGAGATCGCGAAGGCGGATGCCTCCACAGCCTGGTGCCTCGGCCAGTGCAGCGTCTGCGCGATGATTGCAGCGTCCCTCGACCATGACACCGCGCACGAGATCTTCAACACACCGCCCGGCATCCTCGCCTGGGGCGCGATCGCACATGAGGCGCGCGCGGTCGAGGGCGGCTATCGCGTCAGTGCGCGCTGGGATTTTGCCTCGGGCTCGCGGCAGGCGAGCTGGCTGGGCGCGCATGTCCGCATCCTCGGTGCCGACGGCACGCCGCGCAAGAATGCCGATGGCTCGCCGGAGGTGCGCACCATCCTGTTTCCCGTTGCGAGCGCGACGCTCCACGACGTCTGGAATGCGATCGGGCTCGCCGGCACCGGCACCGATTCGTACGAGGTGCGTGACCTCTTCATCCCCGAGCGCTTCGCGACGTTTCGTGATGTACCGCAGGCCCTGCGCGAGCCGGGCCCGCTCTACAGGCTCGGGACCGGTTCGGCCTTCAGCCTCGGCTTCGCCGCGGTCTCGCTCGGGGTCGCGCGCGCCACGCTGGATGCCGCAATTGCGCTGGCGCGCGGCAAACACCAGTCGCTCGCCACAAGCGCGATGCGCGACAACCAGGCTGTCCAGGGCCTGATCGGCCGCACCGAAGGCGATCTTCGCGCCGCCCGCGCCTATCTCTACGCGACGGCAAGCGCGATGTGGCGTGACCTGGCCGCGACCGGCGAGTTCGGCAGTGCGCACCGCACCGCGGTCCGGCTGGCCGCGACCTGGACCATCCATCAGGCGGCAAAAGTGGTCGACACCGCCTATCACATGGCGGGCGCGACCGCCGTATTCCGCAGCAATCCGTTCGAGCGGCGGTTTCGCGACATGCACGCGATCGCCCAGCAGCTCCAGGCCCGCGACACGCATTACGAGGATGTCGGCAAGGTGATCCTCGCGGGCGCCGGGTCATGA
- a CDS encoding amidohydrolase family protein, whose amino-acid sequence MSTWLSEREQRLVAGAEAASSAMPIPTQIVSNGEYLPPPQSAVQRRVEARINELADVNGKHLGLSRRQFLHTSCGMAAAFLAMNDIYGNVFQVAPAEAREPELMLARTQRLADQFIFDVQTHFVRDDFDHKELLGLADFASQHWNPKMKEEGVSSLARYKFQNYVKEIYYDSDTNMALLSGAPFDDPSWWLLSNEQIVKARELINDFAGSRRLLAHSVITPKQPGWMDEVDKAIEVYKPDSWKSYTIGDPLAPSKFPWRLDDEQVMYPFYEKAVKAGINTLCIHKGLLPPDYEKSFAGVWEYATAWDIGKAAKDWPQMNFVIYHSALRPFLELPDQAWADFEQTGRIQWATDLAEIPQKFGVTNVYAELGTSFANSAVAHPKFCAALVGTLIKGMGVDHVMWGTDSVWYGSPQWQIEALRRLEIPEDMQRKHGFAALGDANSATKQMIFAGNATRFYKIKLKAAENTRMPAFSEDRLAALKSEYTQASKQPSNLRYGYVRAA is encoded by the coding sequence CCGATTCCGACCCAGATTGTCTCCAACGGCGAGTATCTCCCGCCCCCGCAGAGCGCGGTCCAGAGACGGGTCGAGGCGCGGATCAACGAGCTCGCCGACGTGAACGGCAAGCACCTCGGCTTGAGCCGCAGGCAGTTCTTGCACACGAGCTGCGGCATGGCCGCGGCGTTCCTCGCCATGAACGACATCTACGGCAATGTTTTCCAGGTCGCACCCGCCGAGGCCCGTGAGCCCGAATTGATGCTGGCCCGGACGCAACGCCTCGCCGACCAGTTCATCTTTGACGTCCAGACCCATTTCGTGCGCGACGACTTCGACCACAAGGAGCTTCTGGGGCTGGCGGACTTTGCGAGCCAGCACTGGAACCCCAAGATGAAAGAGGAAGGCGTTTCCTCGCTCGCCCGCTACAAGTTCCAGAATTACGTGAAGGAGATCTATTACGACAGCGACACCAACATGGCGCTCTTGAGCGGCGCGCCGTTCGACGACCCGAGCTGGTGGCTTCTCTCCAACGAGCAGATCGTCAAGGCAAGAGAACTGATCAACGACTTCGCCGGTTCGCGCCGCCTGCTCGCGCACAGCGTCATCACGCCCAAGCAACCCGGCTGGATGGATGAGGTGGACAAGGCGATCGAGGTCTACAAGCCGGATTCCTGGAAGTCCTACACGATTGGCGATCCGCTGGCGCCCTCGAAGTTCCCATGGCGGCTCGACGACGAGCAGGTGATGTATCCGTTCTATGAGAAAGCAGTGAAGGCCGGCATCAACACGCTGTGTATCCACAAGGGGCTGCTGCCGCCCGATTATGAGAAGTCGTTCGCCGGCGTATGGGAATATGCAACGGCGTGGGACATCGGAAAGGCCGCGAAGGATTGGCCGCAGATGAACTTCGTGATCTATCACTCGGCGCTGCGGCCTTTCCTCGAACTACCCGATCAGGCCTGGGCGGATTTCGAGCAGACCGGCCGTATCCAATGGGCCACCGATCTCGCGGAAATCCCGCAGAAGTTCGGCGTCACCAACGTCTATGCCGAGCTCGGCACATCCTTTGCCAACTCGGCCGTGGCGCATCCGAAGTTCTGCGCTGCGCTGGTCGGCACGCTGATCAAGGGGATGGGTGTCGACCACGTCATGTGGGGCACCGACTCGGTCTGGTACGGTTCGCCACAGTGGCAGATCGAGGCGCTGCGCCGGCTCGAAATCCCCGAGGATATGCAGAGGAAGCACGGTTTTGCGGCGCTTGGCGACGCCAATAGCGCTACCAAGCAGATGATCTTCGCGGGCAACGCAACCAGGTTCTACAAAATCAAGCTGAAGGCGGCCGAGAATACCAGGATGCCGGCCTTTTCCGAGGACCGCCTCGCGGCGCTCAAGAGCGAGTACACACAAGCCTCGAAGCAACCGTCGAACCTGCGCTACGGCTACGTTCGCGCCGCCTAG
- a CDS encoding EAL domain-containing protein — MPGSAAAAPQSSSVEIDELMRSRAEAEAAIADARKSHERLRQAIDILPQGIVFLDAEGRYVLWNRKYAEIYRKTADLFAEGARLEDTLRVGVARGDYPEAIGHEDEWISERLQKLYQPGARHEQKLADGRVILIEERLTDDGGVVGLRVDITELKQREASFRLLFDGNPVPMIVCALDDECILGVNDAAIAHYGYSRTEFEKLTIRSLQAFDSEPPWTTDRSSEEQAARTWKHVKADGALIDLAIYSRELTYAGRPAVLLALMDITERKRAEARLAFMAQHDGLTGLPNRNLLRQQMDEMLLHTRRSAEKVAVLMLGLDNFKAVNDTLGHAVGDKLLRGVAKRLRSTLREEDALARLNSDEFAIVQSGLARPEDAVMLAKRLLEAVADPYLLDGHSVVIGASIGIAMAPADGEDSEKLLKSADMALSRAKIDARGTFAFFEAALDARAQSRRKIEVELRDAIQNDVLRPYYQPLVDLSSGRITGFEALVRWPHPERGMVSPAEFIPVAEETGLINPLGGLMLRRACLDAATWPDDVRVAVNLSPLQFRSGNLLSIVTDALKQSGLLPRRLELEITETLLLEKSAQVLATLHALRALGVRISMDDFGTGYSSLSYLRSFPFDKIKVDQSFVRDLGANREAQAIIRSIVSLGKGLGVTITAEGVETEAELSCLRAEGCDEGQGFLFSKARPNAEIISLLAAQRGIDAAGDEDAALVA; from the coding sequence ATGCCTGGCTCTGCGGCCGCAGCTCCGCAAAGTTCGTCTGTCGAGATCGACGAACTCATGCGCAGCCGCGCCGAGGCGGAGGCTGCGATCGCGGACGCGCGCAAGTCGCATGAACGCCTTCGCCAGGCCATCGACATCCTGCCGCAGGGCATCGTCTTTCTCGATGCCGAAGGCCGCTATGTCCTCTGGAACAGGAAATACGCCGAGATCTATCGCAAGACCGCCGATCTGTTCGCGGAAGGCGCGCGCCTCGAAGATACCTTGCGCGTCGGCGTCGCGCGCGGCGACTATCCGGAGGCGATCGGCCACGAGGACGAGTGGATCTCCGAGCGGCTGCAGAAACTCTATCAACCGGGCGCACGCCATGAGCAGAAGCTAGCCGACGGCCGCGTCATCCTGATCGAGGAGCGGCTGACCGATGATGGCGGCGTCGTCGGCCTGCGCGTCGACATCACCGAATTGAAGCAGCGTGAGGCCTCGTTCCGCCTGCTGTTCGACGGCAATCCCGTCCCCATGATCGTGTGCGCGCTCGATGACGAATGCATTCTCGGCGTCAACGATGCCGCCATCGCTCACTACGGCTATAGCCGTACCGAGTTCGAGAAGCTGACGATCCGGTCGCTGCAGGCGTTCGACAGCGAACCGCCCTGGACCACCGACCGCTCCAGCGAGGAGCAGGCCGCGCGCACCTGGAAGCACGTCAAGGCCGATGGCGCCCTGATCGATCTTGCGATCTACTCCCGCGAGCTGACCTATGCCGGCCGGCCGGCGGTGCTGCTCGCGCTGATGGACATCACCGAACGCAAGCGCGCCGAGGCGCGGCTCGCCTTCATGGCCCAGCATGACGGGCTCACGGGCCTTCCGAACCGCAACCTGCTGCGCCAGCAGATGGACGAGATGCTTCTGCACACGCGCCGCAGCGCCGAGAAGGTCGCGGTGCTGATGCTCGGGCTCGACAATTTCAAGGCGGTCAACGACACGCTGGGACACGCGGTCGGCGACAAGCTGCTGCGCGGCGTAGCCAAGCGGCTGCGCTCGACCTTGCGCGAGGAGGATGCGCTGGCGCGGCTGAACTCGGACGAGTTCGCCATCGTGCAGAGCGGGCTCGCACGCCCCGAGGACGCGGTGATGCTGGCCAAGCGCCTCCTCGAAGCCGTCGCCGATCCCTATCTGCTTGACGGTCATTCCGTGGTGATCGGCGCCTCCATCGGTATCGCAATGGCGCCCGCCGACGGCGAGGATTCGGAGAAGCTGCTCAAGAGCGCCGACATGGCGCTGTCGCGCGCCAAGATCGATGCCCGCGGCACCTTCGCGTTCTTCGAGGCTGCCCTCGATGCCAGGGCCCAAAGCCGCCGCAAGATCGAGGTCGAGCTGCGCGACGCGATCCAGAACGACGTGCTGCGGCCCTATTACCAGCCATTGGTCGATCTCTCCAGCGGGCGCATCACCGGCTTCGAGGCGCTGGTGCGCTGGCCGCATCCCGAACGCGGCATGGTCTCGCCGGCCGAGTTCATTCCGGTCGCGGAGGAAACCGGCTTGATCAATCCGCTCGGCGGCTTGATGCTGCGCCGCGCCTGCCTCGATGCTGCGACCTGGCCGGATGACGTCCGCGTCGCCGTCAACCTGTCGCCGCTCCAGTTCCGCAGCGGCAATCTGCTTTCGATCGTGACCGACGCCCTGAAGCAGTCCGGCCTGCTGCCGCGCCGCCTCGAGCTCGAGATCACCGAGACGCTGCTGCTCGAGAAGAGCGCGCAGGTGCTGGCGACGCTGCACGCGCTGCGCGCGCTCGGCGTGCGCATCTCGATGGACGATTTCGGCACCGGCTATTCCAGCCTCAGTTATTTGCGCAGCTTTCCGTTCGACAAGATCAAGGTCGACCAGTCCTTCGTGCGCGACTTAGGGGCCAATCGCGAGGCGCAGGCGATCATTCGCTCGATCGTCAGCCTCGGCAAAGGTTTAGGGGTCACCATCACCGCCGAGGGCGTCGAGACCGAAGCCGAGTTGAGCTGCCTCAGGGCGGAAGGCTGTGACGAGGGTCAGGGCTTTCTGTTCAGCAAGGCCCGGCCCAATGCCGAGATCATCAGCCTGTTGGCCGCGCAGCGCGGAATCGATGCCGCTGGTGACGAGGACGCCGCGCTTGTGGCGTGA
- the modA gene encoding molybdate ABC transporter substrate-binding protein, whose translation MFRIAGLFTAFVILAGASLSPAAAEDKTITVFAAASMKNALDEIDAAYTAKTGIKFSVSYAASSVLARQIEQGAPADVFVSADTDWMDYATAKKTINEQTRVNLLGNNIVLIAPKDSKIDHVTIAQGFDLAKLAGDGKIATGDVKAVPVGKYAKAALEKLDAWQAAEAKFAMAESVRAALTLVARGEAALGIVYSTDAKVEPGVKIVGTFPADSHPAIIYPVAATTAAKPETSGYLAFLRSSVAKQILEKYGFKFLISPTT comes from the coding sequence ATGTTTCGCATTGCCGGACTTTTCACCGCCTTCGTGATCCTCGCGGGCGCGAGCCTCTCGCCCGCCGCCGCCGAGGACAAGACCATCACCGTGTTCGCCGCGGCCTCGATGAAGAACGCGCTCGACGAGATCGACGCCGCCTACACCGCCAAGACCGGCATCAAGTTCAGCGTCAGCTATGCCGCGAGCTCAGTGCTCGCGAGGCAGATCGAGCAGGGCGCGCCGGCCGACGTGTTCGTCTCCGCCGATACCGACTGGATGGACTACGCGACGGCTAAGAAGACCATCAACGAACAGACCCGTGTCAACCTGCTCGGCAACAACATCGTGCTGATCGCGCCGAAGGATTCCAAAATCGATCACGTGACGATCGCCCAGGGCTTCGATCTCGCAAAGCTCGCCGGCGACGGCAAGATCGCGACCGGCGACGTGAAGGCGGTGCCGGTCGGCAAATATGCCAAGGCGGCGCTGGAGAAGCTCGACGCTTGGCAGGCGGCGGAGGCGAAATTCGCCATGGCCGAGAGCGTGCGCGCGGCACTGACGCTGGTGGCCCGCGGCGAGGCTGCGCTCGGCATCGTCTATTCGACCGACGCCAAGGTCGAGCCCGGCGTCAAGATCGTCGGCACCTTCCCGGCGGATTCGCATCCCGCGATCATCTATCCGGTCGCGGCGACCACGGCAGCGAAGCCGGAGACCAGCGGCTATCTCGCCTTCCTGCGCTCATCGGTGGCCAAGCAGATTTTGGAGAAGTACGGCTTCAAGTTCCTGATCAGCCCGACAACTTGA